The genomic DNA TTTGAGGAAGATTATCTCCGGATGCTGAGGGCGGTACGGTTTGCAGCGGAGTTTGATTTTTCCATTGAAGATCAAACGTATGAAGGGATAGAGAGGGCTGCTTCTTACATAAAAAAGGTTTCTCCTGAGCGGATATTTACAGAACTGGATAAAATGCTGCGTGGGGCCAATCCCGATCTTGGCATGAAAATTTTGCATCAGACCGGTTTGCTTAAAGAAACACTTCCTGAGGTTGAGGATCTGGTTGGGGTAAAACAGCCACCGCAATTTCACCCCGAGGGGGATGTTTTTTCCCACACACTCAAAGCCCTTCATCTTCTTCAACCCTCCCCAAGCTCATCTCTGGCCTGGAGTGTGCTTCTTCATGATGTGGGTAAACCGCCCACGATGAGTTATCAGGATCGCATAAGATTCAACAATCACCATCATGTAGGCGCAGTTATGAGCGTTGGGATACTTAAGCGGCTAAGAGTTTCCAATAATCTGACAGAAAATGTTAAAACCATGGTGGAAAACCATATGAATTTTATGAATGTCAGAAATATGCGTCTCTCCACACTGAAGAAATTTCTGACACGCCCGACATTACAGGAAGAACTTGAACTTCACCGGGTGGACTGTCTTGCAAGCCACGGGGATCTCTCAAACTATCATTTCGTAAAATTAAGACTGAGTGAATTCAAAAAGGAGCAGCTAAAACCCGATCCGCTTTTGAGTGGTAAGGATCTT from Chitinispirillum alkaliphilum includes the following:
- a CDS encoding tRNA nucleotidyltransferase, which codes for MCIWFSFRTISAESKTKPPYSNLTKNFQKKRFFLCMKNFSPDEQLQAAIHIIKTLVENGYEALFAGGWVRDYLMGNREPGDIDIATNATPESIAELFSHTLNVGEQFGVMVVIYRAIPFEVATFRCDVGISDGRHPQNVVFTDSKTDALRRDFTINGMFYDPFSEKVIDYVGGKEDIEKGVVRCIGNPDERFEEDYLRMLRAVRFAAEFDFSIEDQTYEGIERAASYIKKVSPERIFTELDKMLRGANPDLGMKILHQTGLLKETLPEVEDLVGVKQPPQFHPEGDVFSHTLKALHLLQPSPSSSLAWSVLLHDVGKPPTMSYQDRIRFNNHHHVGAVMSVGILKRLRVSNNLTENVKTMVENHMNFMNVRNMRLSTLKKFLTRPTLQEELELHRVDCLASHGDLSNYHFVKLRLSEFKKEQLKPDPLLSGKDLIGLGFRPGPLFGRILGKVYDLQLEETIKSKDQAIGYVEERYRDLKKE